In the genome of Neovison vison isolate M4711 chromosome 3, ASM_NN_V1, whole genome shotgun sequence, one region contains:
- the SOCS6 gene encoding suppressor of cytokine signaling 6, which yields MKKISLKTFRKSFNLSKSKEDTDFMVVPQPALAGDFGKDEPLFGGCYGKELAGCDLGGDDEKGGKGRSKSESLMGTLKRRLSAKQKQKGKGGAAAGGAADDDTFSSSSAPLVFKDVRAQRPIRSTSLRSHHYSPTPWPLRPTNSEETCIKMEVRVKALVHTSSPSPALNGVRKDFHDLQSETVCPEQSSSLKGSEAQHGDLHLHLEEHVPVVIGLVPQDYIQYTVPLDEGMYPLEGPRAYCLDTSSPMEVSAVPPQVGGGSFAEDENQVDQDLVVAPEIFVDQAVNGLLIGTTGVMLQSPRAGHDDAPPLSPLLPPMQTDPVQRNFGALAGTDAHVAESMRCHLNFDPNSAPGVARVYDSVQSSGPMVVTSLTEELKKLAKQGWYWGPITRWEAEGKLANVPDGSFLVRDSSDDRYLLSLSFRSHGKTLHTRIEHSNGRFSFYEQPDVEGHTSIVDLIEHSIRDSENGAFCYSRSRLPGSATYPVRLTNPVSRFMQVRSLQYLCRFVIRQYTRIDLIQKLPLPNKMKDYLQEKHY from the coding sequence ATGAAGAAGATCAGCCTCAAGACCTTCCGGAAGTCGTTCAACCTGAGCAAGAGTAAGGAGGACACGGACTTCATGGTGGTGCCGCAGCCGGCGCTGGCCGGCGACTTCGGGAAGGACGAGCCCTTGTTCGGCGGCTGCTACGGGAAGGAGCTGGCGGGCTGCGACCTGGGCGGCGACGACGAGAAGGGCGGGAAGGGCCGCTCCAAGAGCGAGAGCCTCATGGGTACGTTGAAACGGCGGCTGTCGgcgaagcagaagcagaagggcAAGGGCGGCGCGGCGGCCGGCGGCGCGGCCGACGACGACACCTTCTCCTCCTCGTCGGCGCCGCTGGTCTTCAAGGACGTGCGCGCGCAGCGGCCCATCCGCTCCACGTCGCTCCGCAGCCACCACTACAGCCCCACGCCGTGGCCCCTGCGGCCCACCAACTCGGAGGAGACGTGCATCAAGATGGAGGTGAGGGTCAAGGCCTTGGTTCACACGTCCAGTCCGAGCCCGGCCCTGAACGGGGTGCGGAAGGATTTTCACGACCTGCAGTCGGAGACCGTGTGCCCGGAGCAGAGCAGCTCCCTCAAGGGCTCCGAGGCCCAGCACGGGGACCTGCACCTGCACCTCGAGGAACACGTGCCTGTCGTTATCGGACTTGTGCCTCAGGACTACATTCAGTACACCGTGCCTTTAGACGAGGGGATGTACCCGCTGGAGGGGCCGCGCGCCTACTGTCTGGACACCTCTTCGCCCATGGAGGTCTCCGCGGTCCCTCCGCAGGTGGGAGGCGGCTCCTTCGCCGAAGACGAGAATCAGGTAGACCAGGACCTCGTGGTGGCCCCGGAGATCTTCGTGGACCAGGCGGTGAACGGCCTGTTGATCGGCACCACCGGCGTCATGCTGCAGAGCCCCCGAGCGGGTCACGACGACGCCCCCCCACTCTCACCGTTGCTACCTCCGATGCAGACCGATCCAGTCCAAAGGAACTTCGGGGCGCTCGCCGGCACGGACGCCCACGTGGCCGAAAGCATGCGCTGCCATTTGAATTTTGACCCGAACTCTGCCCCTGGGGTGGCGAGAGTGTACGACTCGGTGCAGAGTAGCGGCCCCATGGTTGTGACGAGCCTTACGGAGGAGCTGAAAAAACTGGCGAAACAAGGATGGTACTGGGGACCCATCACGCgctgggaggcagaagggaagcTGGCGAATGTGCCAGATGGCTCTTTCCTTGTTCGGGACAGTTCTGACGACCGTTACCTTTTGAGCTTGAGCTTCCGCTCCCATGGCAAAACACTTCACACGAGAATCGAACACTCCAATGGTAGGTTTAGCTTTTATGAACAGCCCGACGTAGAAGGACATACGTCCATCGTTGATCTAATTGAGCATTCAATCAGGGACTCTGAAAATGGAGCTTTTTGTTATTCAAGGTCTCGGTTGCCTGGATCTGCAACTTACCCGGTCAGACTGACCAATCCCGTGTCACGGTTCATGCAGGTGCGTTCTTTGCAGTACCTGTGTCGTTTTGTTATACGTCAGTATACTAGGATAGACTTGATTCAGAAACTGCCTTTGCCAAACAAAATGAAGGATTACTTACAGGAGAAGCACTACTGA